The following nucleotide sequence is from Candidatus Eisenbacteria bacterium.
GCCAACCGGTACCCCGACGCCGGCCTCTCGAACCTCGCGATCGCCGCGTTCACCGCGGAGCTGAACCGGGTCTTCTTCCTCTCCGCGGCGATCGGCATTCCGGCGGTCTTTCTCATCTACGTTCTTTACAGGATCGCCCCGCGCTCCTTTCCCCGCACGACGGCGGTTCTCTTCCTTCTCGTTTCCCTTCTCGCGGTGAGCCGGACCGACTTCTACCGGGGACCCGCCTCCGCCTCGGAATGGAGCATCCTTCTCGTCGCCCGCCGAGCGGTTCTTCTTCTTTGCTGTCTCGCGGCGGCCCGTCTTCTCCGGGAGACGTTCCCTTTCTTCCGGGCGCTCCGCGCGCTCTCGTCGCTCCGCATCCCGCTCCTCCTCCTCTTCCTCCTCGCCGCGGTGAACAGCGGGGCGGTCATCAACCACATGAAGAACATGCCGCGGGGATCGAACGTGATCCTGATCACCTTCGATTCGATCCGCGCGGATCATCTCGGTTTCTCCGGCTACGAACGCCCGACGAGCCCGACTCTCGATCGGATCGCATCCGAAGCGGTCGTCTTCGGCTCCGCCTTCACGACCTGCCCCGAGAGCCCGCAGGCTCTCGCCTCCGTCCTGACGGGACGCTGGCCGCGCGCCCACGGCATCCGCCGCATGTGGGACCGGCTCGGGGAAGCCCAGGTCTCTCTCGCGGAGATTCTCTCCGACAAGGGATACGTCGCGGGGGCGTTCGTCTCCCTGCCCGGGCCGAAAGGGAAGAGCGGATTCGAACAGGGTTTCGACCGTTTCTTCCTCGCTGAAGCTCATGAATCCGAACGAATCACCCGTGAAGCGATCCGATGGATCGACTCGGAG
It contains:
- a CDS encoding sulfatase-like hydrolase/transferase, which produces MKRIPRRDEAADRFRGGIASVLLVGFAAGILAGLSRVAANRYPDAGLSNLAIAAFTAELNRVFFLSAAIGIPAVFLIYVLYRIAPRSFPRTTAVLFLLVSLLAVSRTDFYRGPASASEWSILLVARRAVLLLCCLAAARLLRETFPFFRALRALSSLRIPLLLLFLLAAVNSGAVINHMKNMPRGSNVILITFDSIRADHLGFSGYERPTSPTLDRIASEAVVFGSAFTTCPESPQALASVLTGRWPRAHGIRRMWDRLGEAQVSLAEILSDKGYVAGAFVSLPGPKGKSGFEQGFDRFFLAEAHESERITREAIRWIDSERKRPVLAWIHYADASMPYEPSASGSAFAAPHGPGASREGFRYEPTRACRVFGHERLAVDDSARAVALYHGEIRRVDDEIGRLLEHLERTDRIHDTAILLAGTHGESLGEHEYFFSHGDFLF